In Candidatus Poribacteria bacterium, a genomic segment contains:
- a CDS encoding formylglycine-generating enzyme family protein, whose amino-acid sequence MKIADILLICIVCVSISACAQRDEGSPTTEHATEIVSEIDGATMVLIPAGTFQMGSTIGDSDEQPVHTVTLNAFYMDQYEVTNARYQKFVESTGYPQPPLSHNPRFNAPDTPVVHVKWRDVAAYAAWANKRLPTEAEWEYAARGNLTGKLYPNGDIITHTDANFGGTGGTDRWKWAAPVGSFPPNGYNLYDMVGNAWEWCFDEYNGEFYSQSPENNPRFGREIAPDNENFRILRGGGWGGSPEDLRVADRWYHLSSGSTIGFRCVKDIP is encoded by the coding sequence ATGAAGATTGCCGACATCCTTCTCATCTGCATCGTCTGTGTGAGTATATCCGCCTGCGCGCAGCGCGATGAAGGTTCACCCACCACCGAACACGCAACTGAAATCGTTTCTGAGATCGACGGTGCCACAATGGTCTTGATTCCGGCAGGTACGTTTCAGATGGGATCCACGATCGGGGATAGTGACGAACAACCGGTGCATACTGTTACCCTCAACGCATTTTACATGGACCAGTATGAAGTAACGAACGCACGTTACCAAAAATTTGTCGAAAGTACAGGCTACCCTCAACCACCACTGTCGCATAACCCGCGGTTCAATGCCCCGGACACACCTGTCGTCCATGTAAAATGGCGTGATGTTGCCGCCTATGCTGCATGGGCAAATAAACGGTTACCCACTGAAGCAGAATGGGAATACGCCGCACGCGGAAATCTGACTGGAAAATTATACCCGAATGGTGATATAATTACACATACAGACGCGAATTTCGGCGGCACAGGTGGAACAGATAGATGGAAGTGGGCGGCACCCGTCGGCAGTTTCCCGCCAAACGGCTATAACTTATACGACATGGTAGGGAATGCCTGGGAATGGTGTTTCGACGAATACAACGGCGAATTCTACAGTCAGAGTCCAGAAAATAATCCGCGTTTCGGCAGAGAAATCGCACCAGATAACGAAAATTTCCGGATCCTACGCGGTGGCGGCTGGGGCGGGAGTCCTGAGGACCTTCGTGTCGCAGATCGGTGGTACCATCTCTCATCTGGCAGTACCATCGGCTTTCGTTGTGTAAAGGACATACCGTAG
- the selA gene encoding L-seryl-tRNA(Sec) selenium transferase: MTNDHAKDLLRQLPAIEKLLNTQEMLDLQTTYTRPLVTEALRDAVADIRNEILSGNQTQLPEHTEYAERTLQKIAAKTVPRMRPVVNATGTVTHTNLGRSLLSDDACEAIQQAAQNYVNLEYDIETGSRGHRDRITEPLLQQLTGCEASTIVNNNAAAVLLALQTVARGKEVIVSRGELIEIGGAFRIPDVMAASGAILREVGTTNRTHLRDYAEAINENTGLLLKVHPSNYKILGFTSTPTMEEITELGTQQGIPTMEDLGSGALIDMTAYGLPHEPLVGERIESGVDIVTFSGDKLLGGPQAGIIVGKAEWIEKMRKNPMMRALRVDKLIIAGLSATLQRYLIDSTTAAEQFPMLNRYTRPIETLHAVAEKLKAQLRDILVETVNIQISETYGQIGSGALPVETLPSVALVLEPSETSAETLAAQFRNATIPIIGRIKDGLFWLDLRTVYEREQAWIVEAATQIAKMP, from the coding sequence TTGACCAACGATCACGCAAAAGACCTCTTACGGCAATTACCCGCCATCGAAAAACTCCTGAACACACAGGAGATGCTCGACTTGCAAACCACCTACACGCGCCCGCTCGTCACAGAAGCACTGCGCGATGCTGTTGCTGACATCCGAAACGAAATCCTCAGCGGAAATCAGACACAACTCCCAGAACACACGGAATACGCCGAACGGACACTCCAGAAAATTGCGGCGAAAACAGTACCCCGCATGCGTCCCGTCGTTAATGCAACAGGCACGGTTACACATACCAACTTAGGCAGGTCTTTGCTAAGCGACGATGCCTGCGAAGCCATCCAGCAAGCCGCACAAAACTACGTTAACCTTGAATACGACATCGAAACAGGCAGCCGAGGACATCGGGACAGGATCACCGAACCGCTCCTACAGCAATTGACAGGCTGTGAGGCTTCCACGATCGTCAATAACAACGCTGCTGCTGTGCTACTCGCACTTCAGACCGTGGCACGCGGTAAAGAGGTCATCGTCTCACGTGGAGAACTGATCGAAATCGGTGGCGCATTTCGTATCCCAGATGTTATGGCGGCAAGTGGTGCGATACTCCGAGAAGTCGGCACCACAAACCGAACCCATCTCCGAGATTACGCCGAGGCTATCAATGAGAACACAGGACTATTGCTCAAAGTACATCCGAGCAACTACAAAATCCTCGGTTTCACATCAACCCCGACAATGGAAGAAATAACGGAACTCGGTACACAGCAAGGCATCCCCACAATGGAAGACCTCGGCAGCGGCGCACTTATTGATATGACAGCCTATGGACTTCCCCATGAACCCCTTGTCGGCGAACGCATCGAAAGTGGTGTCGATATTGTTACCTTCAGCGGCGACAAGCTGCTCGGTGGACCACAAGCAGGCATTATCGTCGGTAAAGCAGAATGGATCGAAAAGATGCGTAAAAACCCGATGATGCGGGCACTTCGGGTCGATAAACTCATCATTGCCGGTCTATCTGCAACATTGCAACGCTATCTCATTGACAGCACCACCGCCGCCGAACAATTTCCGATGCTCAACCGCTACACCCGCCCTATAGAGACACTCCACGCTGTCGCAGAAAAACTTAAAGCGCAACTCCGAGACATCTTGGTGGAGACAGTCAACATTCAGATCTCGGAAACCTACGGTCAGATCGGGAGTGGTGCGCTTCCAGTTGAAACACTACCGAGTGTCGCGCTTGTTCTTGAACCTTCAGAGACATCCGCTGAAACACTCGCTGCACAGTTCAGAAACGCCACAATCCCTATCATCGGTAGAATCAAAGACGGCCTTTTTTGGCTGGATCTCCGTACAGTTTATGAAAGAGAACAGGCGTGGATCGTTGAAGCCGCGACACAAATAGCCAAAATGCCATGA
- a CDS encoding tetratricopeptide repeat protein — translation MRKLSLATFLILLLNSAYLFSFGEPTLFYIFNVLLHIGLGIVLILPFCIYVYKHLGHRSQAHIQKQSTATLGQLGGIGITVGIITGVYLMIVGATTPYRWLLITHIVSVSAGCLLFCIYLLRSTELLTPLLRKITVGVLAIVVIFPIGAKLAQHYLPNERYLVENPALPPTSMYEEGGGTTGHFFPASVETETGALIPTDFFLTSETCAAKGCHPDIYQQWNESAHHFSSFNNQWYRKSIIYMQEVNGIQPSKWCGGCHDPAILLNGVMDKPIRENLHTPAAQAGLACTACHSIERVKDTMGNSGYVIKYPPLHDIAASDNPIIRNLHNYLIRLDPEPHKKSFLKPFHRQNTAEFCSTCHKVHLDEPVNNFRWVRGFNDYDQWQKSGVSHQGALSFYYPETAKKCVDCHMPLVDSTDAANINGKVHNHRFPAANTALPFVNQHPDQLKAVTDFLQDEVITLDLFADGAPIPSNGVEVARNENTRVDVVVRTRGVGHRFPTGTIDAFDIWLEVKATDENGKIVFWNGRIAAPDGNGPVDPSAHFYRGYMLDAHGNLINKRNAWALRTVLYSNTIPPGAADTVRYRLEIPSDCGDILTIKAKLNYRKFNWWHTQWAYAGVRDPEDTDFQVDKGYDDGKWVWTGDTSDVAGKIKAIPNLPITEMASATATLKVVGTVPGFPSTEVAENTRERWNDYGIGLLLQGDLKAAETAFLKVTEIEPGYLDGWVNVARVRIEEGDMQGAEAMLEKAFEIQKTLSAESPHRAKVHYFYALVQETHGNYDTAIEHLQHAAAQFPRDTRVRNQLGRMHFLKREYETALTEFQKTLTVDPEDLDAHYNMMRCYRALKNPSLAAKSQKLYLRFKADESVDAITGIPRRADPNVNRERQRIHEHTNSYTKSEK, via the coding sequence ATGCGGAAACTCTCTTTAGCTACCTTTCTTATTCTACTACTCAACAGCGCGTACCTGTTCAGCTTCGGCGAACCGACGCTCTTTTATATCTTCAACGTCCTACTCCACATTGGACTCGGTATCGTCCTGATACTCCCGTTCTGCATCTATGTCTATAAGCATTTAGGACACCGCTCGCAAGCCCATATTCAGAAGCAAAGCACCGCAACACTCGGACAATTGGGGGGTATCGGGATAACCGTTGGTATCATCACTGGTGTCTATCTGATGATCGTCGGTGCGACAACCCCCTACCGGTGGCTTCTCATCACACACATTGTCAGTGTAAGCGCGGGGTGCCTCCTTTTCTGCATTTACCTACTAAGAAGTACCGAACTTCTCACGCCACTGTTGCGAAAAATAACAGTAGGCGTACTGGCTATTGTCGTTATTTTCCCTATTGGCGCGAAACTCGCGCAACACTACCTCCCGAATGAAAGGTATCTCGTCGAAAACCCTGCGCTCCCACCTACGAGCATGTACGAAGAAGGCGGTGGCACAACCGGTCATTTTTTCCCCGCATCCGTCGAAACAGAAACAGGTGCCTTAATCCCGACCGATTTCTTTCTCACATCAGAAACCTGTGCCGCAAAAGGGTGCCACCCAGACATCTATCAGCAGTGGAACGAATCCGCCCATCACTTCTCCTCTTTCAACAACCAATGGTATCGTAAGTCGATTATCTATATGCAGGAGGTCAACGGCATCCAGCCGTCTAAGTGGTGTGGCGGCTGCCACGACCCAGCGATTCTACTCAACGGTGTAATGGACAAACCTATCCGCGAGAATCTTCATACACCTGCCGCACAAGCCGGACTCGCTTGCACAGCGTGCCACTCCATCGAACGCGTCAAAGATACGATGGGTAACAGTGGATATGTGATTAAATATCCACCACTCCACGACATCGCTGCCAGTGATAACCCGATCATTCGGAATCTGCACAACTACCTCATCCGACTCGACCCAGAACCGCACAAAAAAAGTTTCCTGAAACCGTTCCATCGTCAAAACACCGCCGAATTCTGTTCAACGTGTCATAAAGTGCACCTCGATGAACCGGTCAACAATTTCCGATGGGTGCGCGGTTTCAACGACTACGATCAGTGGCAGAAAAGTGGTGTCTCCCACCAAGGCGCGTTGTCTTTTTACTATCCTGAAACGGCGAAAAAGTGTGTCGATTGTCACATGCCGCTTGTCGATTCCACAGATGCCGCAAATATCAACGGCAAGGTTCACAACCACCGTTTCCCCGCAGCGAACACGGCACTTCCATTCGTCAACCAACATCCAGACCAACTCAAAGCCGTGACAGATTTCTTGCAGGATGAAGTGATAACGTTAGACCTATTCGCAGATGGTGCCCCGATCCCCAGCAATGGCGTTGAAGTTGCACGAAATGAAAACACGCGGGTCGATGTTGTGGTGCGTACACGCGGCGTCGGACACCGTTTCCCCACTGGCACGATTGACGCGTTCGACATCTGGTTGGAAGTGAAAGCCACTGATGAAAACGGAAAGATCGTCTTCTGGAACGGCAGGATTGCTGCACCTGATGGAAACGGTCCCGTTGATCCGAGCGCGCATTTTTACCGCGGCTATATGCTTGATGCACACGGTAACCTGATTAATAAACGGAACGCTTGGGCACTGCGAACAGTCCTCTATTCAAACACAATCCCACCCGGTGCTGCTGATACCGTCCGCTACAGACTCGAAATCCCGTCCGATTGCGGAGATATTCTCACCATCAAAGCGAAACTCAATTACCGCAAATTCAACTGGTGGCATACACAATGGGCTTATGCAGGCGTACGCGACCCAGAAGATACCGACTTCCAAGTAGATAAAGGCTACGATGATGGCAAATGGGTCTGGACAGGTGATACTTCAGATGTCGCCGGAAAGATTAAGGCGATCCCAAATCTACCGATTACAGAGATGGCATCTGCTACAGCAACCCTAAAAGTAGTAGGCACAGTCCCTGGGTTCCCGTCCACTGAAGTAGCAGAAAACACACGTGAACGCTGGAACGACTACGGCATCGGACTCCTCCTACAAGGCGATCTGAAAGCCGCCGAAACCGCATTCCTGAAGGTAACGGAGATCGAACCGGGATACCTCGACGGGTGGGTCAATGTGGCAAGAGTCAGAATTGAAGAAGGTGATATGCAGGGTGCCGAAGCGATGCTTGAGAAAGCGTTTGAAATTCAGAAGACCTTGTCAGCTGAAAGCCCCCATCGAGCGAAGGTTCACTACTTTTACGCGCTCGTTCAGGAGACACACGGCAACTATGACACAGCGATTGAGCATCTCCAACACGCCGCCGCGCAATTTCCGCGCGACACCCGTGTCCGAAACCAACTCGGACGTATGCACTTCCTAAAACGCGAATACGAAACAGCGTTAACCGAATTCCAGAAAACGCTCACCGTTGACCCAGAAGATTTGGACGCACACTACAACATGATGCGTTGTTACCGCGCCCTCAAGAACCCATCGCTCGCCGCGAAATCACAGAAACTCTACTTACGTTTTAAAGCAGACGAATCCGTCGATGCAATCACCGGCATCCCCCGCCGCGCCGATCCGAATGTCAACCGCGAACGCCAACGGATTCACGAACACACCAATAGTTACACCAAATCTGAAAAATAA
- a CDS encoding MBL fold metallo-hydrolase yields MIFQPLGGASEVGASSALSNIDGYPILVDAGIRMNHEHTNGSPLPDFSVFDKVGMPDAVLLTHAHTDHTGALPDLHKWLPADVKIYCTEATKAIIEVLLKDSIKIMHQKEEQTGEAPRYTPGDVAAVLKRIETVPWSDPVEICPSVIARWTRAGHILGAAMIYIEGKSETLLMTGDVSVTKQLTIPSVDVPAWCCKPDVMVIESTYGNRPHKFNRREEEKRLAAAVANTVIKEEAIVLIPVFAIGRSQEVILILKQAMESEQIPKFPVYVDGMVRDVNAIYSGFADELQRPLRRKAEQGESLFYSDVIEEVPRNYKPEDVLAGGPCCIVASSGMLNGGKSIVYAKQLVANPRNLIAITGYQAEGTPGRALEDLRERKNSEDRVWFLDGERFDVKCRVERYSLSAHADKNELIDLVRKVRPREKLFLVHGVTEARRALFGSARKQLEVSVKLPENGGTYLIKKRLGIASGRRHTMERILSEVHAHLLKMRNKGPFHVRELAAFWFGSEAITAVVVKFVEWCLSLDREFFRRGSDDLFYLR; encoded by the coding sequence ATGATCTTCCAACCTCTCGGAGGTGCCAGTGAAGTTGGTGCTTCCTCCGCGTTAAGTAACATTGATGGATATCCAATTCTTGTAGATGCGGGTATCCGAATGAATCATGAGCATACGAACGGATCACCGTTGCCTGATTTTTCGGTGTTTGATAAGGTAGGCATGCCTGATGCAGTCCTCCTGACACACGCGCATACCGATCATACGGGTGCATTGCCTGACTTGCACAAGTGGCTACCGGCAGATGTGAAAATATATTGCACGGAAGCAACGAAGGCGATTATAGAAGTCTTATTAAAAGACAGTATAAAGATAATGCATCAAAAGGAAGAACAGACGGGTGAGGCCCCGCGGTATACGCCTGGCGATGTCGCTGCAGTATTGAAACGTATAGAAACTGTGCCATGGTCAGACCCCGTAGAGATCTGTCCAAGTGTGATAGCCCGGTGGACTCGCGCGGGGCACATCTTAGGTGCAGCGATGATTTACATTGAGGGAAAGTCTGAAACTCTCTTGATGACAGGTGATGTGTCTGTTACCAAACAGTTGACTATTCCGAGTGTAGATGTGCCTGCGTGGTGTTGTAAACCTGACGTGATGGTGATAGAGTCAACTTATGGTAATCGTCCGCACAAATTTAACCGCCGCGAAGAAGAGAAAAGACTCGCTGCGGCTGTAGCCAACACGGTTATTAAAGAAGAAGCTATAGTGTTAATCCCCGTCTTTGCTATCGGACGATCTCAGGAAGTCATCTTGATTCTGAAGCAGGCAATGGAAAGCGAACAAATCCCTAAGTTTCCTGTTTACGTTGATGGGATGGTCCGAGATGTTAATGCAATATACTCTGGATTTGCCGATGAGCTTCAACGTCCCTTGAGGCGTAAAGCGGAACAAGGTGAGTCTCTTTTTTATTCCGATGTGATAGAAGAGGTGCCACGCAATTATAAACCCGAAGATGTTTTAGCAGGGGGACCTTGTTGCATTGTGGCATCTTCAGGTATGTTGAACGGTGGTAAGTCAATCGTCTATGCGAAACAATTAGTCGCAAATCCAAGAAACCTGATTGCAATTACCGGGTATCAAGCTGAAGGCACTCCGGGACGCGCGTTAGAGGATTTAAGAGAGCGAAAAAACTCAGAAGACCGAGTGTGGTTTTTAGACGGTGAACGCTTTGATGTCAAATGCCGAGTGGAACGTTATTCGCTTTCAGCACATGCGGACAAAAATGAATTGATTGATTTGGTTCGCAAAGTAAGACCGCGTGAAAAACTGTTTCTTGTGCACGGTGTTACAGAAGCACGCAGAGCGTTATTTGGATCTGCCCGCAAACAGTTGGAAGTAAGTGTGAAACTTCCTGAAAACGGCGGGACCTATTTAATAAAAAAGCGGCTCGGTATTGCCAGCGGTAGGAGACACACTATGGAGAGAATCCTCTCTGAAGTCCACGCGCACCTCCTAAAGATGCGAAACAAAGGCCCATTCCACGTCCGGGAATTAGCCGCGTTCTGGTTCGGCAGTGAAGCAATCACGGCAGTAGTGGTCAAGTTCGTTGAATGGTGTTTGTCTTTGGATCGGGAGTTTTTCAGGCGTGGCTCTGACGATTTGTTTTACCTACGTTAA